Proteins encoded in a region of the Vicia villosa cultivar HV-30 ecotype Madison, WI linkage group LG5, Vvil1.0, whole genome shotgun sequence genome:
- the LOC131603261 gene encoding putative clathrin assembly protein At4g40080, producing the protein MTKLTVTTLIGIIKDKASQSKAVLLSKPTTLSLLRVTTHNSFYPPTHKHISTLLSSTDGSRATASAFLELLIDRLHNTNDAAVALKSLIVVHHIISQGSFILQDQLSVYPYTGGRNYLNLSNFRRNTNPTSWELSSWVRWFAQHIENLLCTSRILGFFFLRNCSSDGEERVSGITNTDLLKEFDSLVTLVEGICKRPDRAFDSNENKRRNTNKLVDEIVNLVGEDWVVIETMVVVEVREFKERLGCLEFGEAVELVCCLKRLEECRERVVVILEFKQGFWDLVRDLKEKVGVEVYKEKGKVQKEGRRLRFSESDRFSDRVVSSRDFIRFPSGRFL; encoded by the coding sequence atgacAAAACTCACAGTTACAACGTTAATAGGCATAATCAAAGACAAAGCCTCTCAAAGCAAAGCTGTGTTACTCTCCAAACCCACAACTCTCTCCCTCTTACGCGTCACGACTCACAACTCCTTCTACCCTCCAACTCACAAACATATCTCCACGCTCCTCTCTTCCACCGACGGCTCACGCGCCACCGCATCAGCTTTTTTAGAGCTCCTCATCGACCGTCTTCACAACACCAACGACGCTGCTGTCGCACTCAAATCCCTCATCGTCGTTCATCACATCATCAGTCAAGGAAGCTTCATCCTCCAAGATCAACTCTCGGTTTACCCTTACACCGGTGGGAGAAACTACCTCAACCTCTCGAATTTCCGACGGAACACAAATCCGACATCATGGGAGCTTTCTTCCTGGGTTCGATGGTTTGCTCAACATATAGAGAATCTTCTATGTACTTCACGAATCTTGGGTTTCTTCTTTCTTAGAAACTGTTCATCGGATGGTGAAGAGAGGGTTTCGGGGATTACTAATACTGATTTGTTGAAGGAGTTTGATTCGTTGGTGACTCTAGTTGAGGGAATTTGCAAGAGACCAGATCGTGCTTTTGATTCCAACGAGAACAAGAGAAGGAACACAAACAAGTTAGTTGATGAGATAGTGAATTTGGTGGGTGAAGATTGGGTGGTGATAGAAACTATGGTGGTTGTTGAAGTGAGAGAGTTTAAGGAGAGATTGGGGTGTTTGGAATTTGGAGAAGCTGTTGAGTTGGTTTGTTGTTTGAAGAGATTGGAAGAGTGTAGAGAGAGGGTGGTGGTGATTTTGGAGTTCAAACAAGGGTTTTGGGATTTGGTGAGAGATTTGAAGGAGAAAGTTGGAGTGGAGGTGTATAAGGAAAAGGGTAAGGTGCAGAAAGAAGGAAGAAGGTTGAGGTTTAGTGAGTCGGATCGGTTTTCTGATCGAGTTGTTAGTTCTCGTGATTTCATTCGGTTTCCATCTGGAAGGTTCTTGTAA